The Flavimarina sp. Hel_I_48 genome window below encodes:
- a CDS encoding SatD family protein: MRAILTGDIINSREGEVGAWINYLKETLDQYGTEPTDWELYRGDSFQLALDPENALVAAMHIKAAIKQTKSQDVRIAIGIGEEAYSPMKITEANGSAYVRSGECFETLKKQTLAIRSDQEHMDKPVNIMLGLALLVADHWSGTVAEVIKTTIENPKKNQKTIAKMLDKSQSNISEALKRGGFEEIMSLNDYYKAQIAQL; the protein is encoded by the coding sequence ATGAGAGCGATTTTAACCGGTGATATTATTAATTCCAGGGAGGGCGAGGTAGGAGCGTGGATCAATTATCTTAAAGAAACCCTTGATCAATACGGTACAGAACCTACAGACTGGGAATTATACAGGGGAGACAGTTTTCAACTGGCCCTAGATCCTGAAAATGCGTTAGTGGCAGCCATGCACATCAAAGCGGCGATCAAGCAGACTAAATCTCAAGATGTAAGGATAGCCATTGGTATAGGTGAGGAAGCATATAGCCCTATGAAAATCACGGAGGCTAATGGGTCTGCGTACGTTAGGTCTGGTGAATGTTTTGAAACCTTGAAAAAACAAACCCTTGCGATACGATCAGATCAGGAACATATGGATAAACCGGTAAATATTATGCTTGGCCTCGCGTTGCTTGTTGCAGATCACTGGAGCGGCACAGTGGCCGAAGTAATTAAAACCACGATAGAAAACCCAAAAAAGAACCAGAAAACCATTGCGAAAATGCTTGATAAATCCCAAAGCAATATAAGCGAAGCCTTAAAAAGAGGTGGTTTTGAAGAAATAATGAGCTTAAATGATTATTATAAAGCGCAAATTGCCCAACTATGA
- the udk gene encoding uridine kinase: MLIIGIAGGTGSGKTTVVNQIVDELPEGEVTVISQDSYYKETSHLSYEERVKINFDHPRAIDFALLCKHLEQLRAGEAIQQPVYSFVKHNRTSDVVITQPRKVVIVEGILILTHPEIRELFDIKIFVHADSDERLIRRLKRDIAERGRDLEEVLGRYQNTLKPMHQQFIEPTKEFADLIIPNNRFNNVAIEIVRTIINQRLV; the protein is encoded by the coding sequence ATGCTCATAATTGGGATCGCAGGCGGCACCGGAAGTGGAAAGACCACCGTGGTCAATCAAATCGTAGATGAACTACCGGAAGGTGAGGTCACCGTGATCTCGCAGGATTCCTACTATAAGGAAACCTCGCATTTATCCTACGAGGAGCGGGTAAAGATCAACTTTGACCACCCACGGGCAATAGACTTTGCATTGCTCTGCAAGCATCTGGAACAACTGCGCGCCGGCGAAGCCATACAACAGCCCGTGTATTCTTTTGTAAAGCACAACCGCACCAGCGATGTGGTCATCACGCAACCTCGCAAAGTGGTTATTGTAGAGGGGATTTTAATACTTACACATCCTGAAATACGCGAACTTTTTGATATCAAAATCTTTGTTCATGCTGATTCTGACGAGCGTCTCATTCGCCGTTTAAAACGCGATATCGCAGAGCGTGGCAGGGATCTTGAAGAAGTTCTGGGCCGCTACCAGAATACCCTCAAACCCATGCACCAGCAGTTTATAGAACCTACTAAGGAGTTCGCAGACCTTATAATCCCGAACAACCGCTTTAACAATGTGGCCATAGAAATTGTACGAACGATTATAAATCAGCGTTTAGTATAA
- a CDS encoding FtsB family cell division protein: MLILLIFGIWMLFFDANSWLIHDELDKEIDKLEGNKAYFQKEIQSDRNQITKLENSEELERFAREEYLMKKDGEEIFIIEYEDSLQTKNDE, translated from the coding sequence ATGCTGATTTTGCTCATTTTTGGAATCTGGATGCTTTTTTTTGATGCAAATTCGTGGCTTATCCATGACGAACTTGATAAGGAAATAGACAAACTAGAAGGTAATAAAGCTTATTTTCAGAAAGAAATCCAGAGTGACCGCAACCAGATTACCAAGTTAGAAAACAGCGAGGAGCTGGAACGTTTTGCGCGGGAAGAATACTTAATGAAGAAAGACGGCGAAGAGATATTCATTATAGAATATGAAGATAGCCTGCAAACAAAAAACGATGAGTAA
- a CDS encoding methylmalonyl-CoA mutase subunit beta, translating to MSKSLFSEFEPVSAKAFKQKIQVDLNGEDYNDSVIWHSPEGIDVKPFYHREDLKEFPAIPGQPSTWNIAEEIFVLDPKISAKTANDSVEKGASALLFKAEKTFKITDLLTKIDNKSIPVYLNLSFLDVEFYADLMKAAQQNGQNLYLNIDIIGNLAITGNWFENLEKDFKNVGQLLTFSNNNRNNTILSINSGLYQNAGTTIVQELAYALAHANEYLNHFSENLKSSTLTFQIAVGGNYFFEIAKIRALRLLYATLAAEYDLPKTCHIIATPSRRNKVIYDYNTNMLRTTTECMSAVLGGANTVLKMPYDALYHKTNTFGQRISRNQLLILKEESYFDVTGNPADGTYYIESLTKQLAEKSLDLFKEIERGDGFLKQLKSGQIQQKIRESAQKEQELFDRNEKTLLGTNKHPNPEDKMKHNLELYPFIKQNPRKTLIAPIIARRLAEKLEQERLQKE from the coding sequence ATGAGTAAATCCTTATTTTCTGAGTTTGAACCCGTTTCGGCTAAGGCTTTTAAACAAAAAATACAGGTTGATTTAAATGGTGAGGACTATAACGATAGCGTAATCTGGCATTCTCCCGAAGGGATCGATGTAAAACCTTTTTATCATCGCGAAGACCTGAAGGAATTTCCCGCAATTCCCGGCCAACCTTCAACCTGGAACATTGCCGAAGAAATTTTTGTACTTGATCCTAAAATTTCGGCAAAAACGGCAAATGATTCCGTAGAAAAAGGCGCCAGCGCACTACTATTTAAAGCCGAAAAAACCTTCAAAATCACCGATTTATTGACTAAAATCGATAATAAATCGATTCCTGTTTATTTAAACCTTTCCTTCCTGGATGTTGAATTTTATGCCGATTTAATGAAGGCTGCACAACAAAATGGGCAGAATCTTTATTTAAATATAGATATTATAGGCAATCTCGCCATTACAGGAAACTGGTTTGAAAATTTGGAGAAAGACTTTAAAAATGTTGGTCAACTCCTTACTTTTTCAAATAATAATAGAAATAATACCATTCTAAGTATAAACTCAGGATTATATCAAAATGCCGGGACAACGATTGTTCAGGAACTTGCTTACGCCCTGGCGCACGCCAATGAATATTTGAATCACTTTAGTGAAAATCTGAAAAGTAGCACGCTTACTTTTCAAATAGCCGTGGGCGGAAATTATTTTTTTGAAATTGCAAAAATCCGTGCCCTGCGGCTGCTTTATGCGACGCTCGCAGCAGAATATGACCTCCCAAAAACCTGCCACATTATCGCCACGCCTTCCCGCCGTAACAAGGTGATTTATGACTACAATACAAATATGTTGCGCACCACTACAGAATGTATGAGTGCGGTGCTGGGTGGTGCCAATACGGTTTTGAAGATGCCCTACGACGCGCTATATCACAAAACCAATACGTTTGGACAACGCATTTCACGCAATCAATTGCTGATTTTAAAGGAAGAAAGTTATTTTGATGTTACCGGAAACCCCGCAGATGGGACCTATTATATAGAATCCCTCACAAAGCAATTGGCTGAAAAAAGCCTGGACCTTTTCAAAGAAATAGAACGCGGCGACGGATTTCTAAAACAATTAAAATCTGGTCAAATACAGCAGAAAATCAGGGAAAGTGCTCAAAAAGAACAGGAGCTGTTTGATAGGAATGAAAAAACACTTTTGGGTACGAACAAACATCCCAATCCTGAAGATAAGATGAAACACAATCTTGAACTGTACCCATTTATAAAACAAAATCCCAGAAAAACACTCATTGCGCCCATAATTGCAAGAAGATTGGCTGAAAAATTGGAGCAGGAAAGACTGCAAAAAGAATAA
- the scpA gene encoding methylmalonyl-CoA mutase: MKKRKDISNLKIQQKSFSETDSFDTHHSESNKNAEEIDIKRKYSAEDISDFEHLDFAAGIPPYLRGPYSTMYVRRPWTIRQYAGFSTAEDSNAFYRRNLKAGQKGLSVAFDLATHRGYDSDHERVEGDVGKAGVAIDTVEDMKILFDQIPLEKMSVSMTMNGAVLPIMAFYIVAAEEQGVNPEQLQGTIQNDILKEFMVRNTYIYPPEPSMRIISDIFEYASEKMPSFNSISISGYHMQEAGATADIELAYTLADGLEYIKTGIAAGMKIDDFAPRLSFFWGIGMNHFMEIAKMRAARMLWAKLVSRFNPKSKKSLSLRTHCQTSGWSLTEQDPFNNVARTTIEAAAAVFGGTQSLHTNALDEAIALPTDFSARIARNTQIYLQDETAITKTVDPWAGSYYVENLTHEIAQKAWTLIEEVEALGGMTKAIEKGIPKLRIEEAAARKQARIDSGQDVIVGINKYRLEKEDDLQILEVDNAAVRKSQLERLKSVKENRDDKAVKKALKQLIEGAKSNENLLNLAVNAARKRATLGEISTALEEVFGRYKAEIKSFSGVYSKEMKQDPTFAKARELANNFAELEGRRPRIMIAKMGQDGHDRGAKVVATGYADVGFDVDIGPLFQTPKEAAQQAVENDVHVLGISSLAGGHKTLVPQVIQKLKELDREDIMVIVGGVIPQQDYDYLFDAGAVAVFGPGTKISEAAIGILEVLMSSFDSQG; this comes from the coding sequence ATGAAGAAAAGAAAAGACATATCGAATTTAAAAATTCAGCAAAAATCATTTTCTGAAACAGATAGTTTTGATACGCACCATTCCGAATCCAATAAGAACGCTGAAGAAATTGATATCAAAAGAAAGTATTCCGCAGAAGATATTTCAGATTTTGAACATTTGGATTTTGCCGCCGGTATTCCACCTTATTTGCGCGGTCCCTACAGCACAATGTATGTACGACGCCCGTGGACAATACGCCAATACGCTGGTTTTTCTACCGCGGAAGACAGCAATGCCTTTTACCGCCGCAATTTAAAAGCGGGTCAAAAAGGGCTTTCCGTAGCTTTTGACCTTGCCACACACCGCGGTTACGACAGTGATCACGAGCGTGTGGAAGGCGATGTGGGCAAGGCCGGTGTGGCGATAGATACGGTTGAGGATATGAAAATCCTTTTTGACCAGATCCCGCTGGAAAAGATGTCGGTTTCCATGACCATGAACGGCGCGGTATTGCCCATCATGGCCTTTTATATCGTAGCCGCAGAAGAACAGGGGGTCAATCCTGAGCAGCTGCAAGGCACGATTCAGAATGATATTTTAAAGGAATTTATGGTTCGGAATACTTATATCTATCCGCCAGAACCTTCCATGCGCATCATTTCGGATATATTTGAATACGCTTCGGAAAAAATGCCAAGTTTTAATTCTATTTCTATTTCCGGCTATCACATGCAGGAAGCTGGTGCCACGGCAGATATTGAATTGGCCTACACCCTCGCTGACGGACTCGAATACATCAAAACCGGGATTGCCGCAGGAATGAAAATTGATGATTTTGCGCCTCGTCTTTCCTTTTTCTGGGGCATTGGCATGAACCATTTCATGGAAATCGCAAAAATGCGTGCTGCACGCATGTTGTGGGCAAAATTAGTAAGTAGATTTAATCCGAAAAGTAAAAAATCCCTTTCCCTGCGCACACATTGCCAGACCAGCGGCTGGAGTCTTACGGAGCAAGATCCTTTTAACAACGTGGCGCGGACCACCATAGAAGCGGCCGCAGCTGTTTTTGGTGGAACCCAAAGCCTGCACACCAATGCGCTGGATGAAGCCATTGCCCTGCCTACCGATTTTTCGGCAAGGATTGCCAGGAATACGCAGATCTATCTTCAGGATGAAACCGCCATTACAAAGACAGTAGATCCCTGGGCGGGTAGTTATTATGTGGAAAACCTTACCCATGAGATTGCACAAAAAGCATGGACACTCATTGAAGAAGTAGAAGCACTAGGCGGAATGACCAAAGCGATAGAAAAAGGAATTCCAAAACTGCGTATTGAGGAAGCCGCTGCGCGCAAGCAAGCCCGCATTGACAGCGGTCAGGACGTCATTGTGGGGATCAACAAATACCGACTGGAAAAAGAAGATGATCTTCAAATTCTGGAAGTCGATAACGCCGCGGTCAGGAAATCGCAACTAGAACGCCTCAAATCTGTTAAGGAAAACCGGGACGATAAAGCAGTCAAAAAGGCTTTAAAACAGCTTATTGAAGGTGCAAAATCAAATGAAAATCTATTAAATCTTGCCGTGAATGCAGCCCGAAAAAGGGCTACTTTAGGAGAGATTTCTACCGCTCTGGAAGAAGTTTTTGGTAGGTATAAAGCAGAAATTAAATCTTTTAGCGGAGTTTATAGTAAAGAGATGAAACAAGATCCCACATTTGCCAAAGCGCGCGAACTCGCCAATAATTTCGCCGAACTAGAAGGCCGTCGTCCCCGTATTATGATTGCAAAAATGGGTCAGGATGGCCACGATCGCGGTGCAAAAGTCGTCGCCACCGGCTACGCAGATGTTGGCTTTGACGTTGATATTGGTCCGCTATTTCAAACACCAAAAGAAGCGGCACAACAAGCGGTGGAAAACGATGTCCATGTGCTGGGCATTTCCTCGTTGGCCGGAGGTCATAAAACGCTGGTTCCCCAAGTGATCCAAAAGCTTAAGGAACTGGATCGCGAGGACATTATGGTCATCGTGGGCGGCGTAATCCCGCAACAAGATTACGATTATCTTTTTGATGCTGGTGCGGTTGCGGTTTTTGGCCCGGGGACCAAGATCAGCGAAGCTGCTATCGGGATTTTAGAGGTTTTGATGAGCAGCTTTGATTCTCAGGGATAA
- a CDS encoding polysaccharide pyruvyl transferase family protein, translated as MKIQIDGTNTVNKGAELMLTAVLDRLEKKFPDADIIFNPNMPGKEFDYSESFRFKERKMLNYGRYPEAILRRLKMPRSFFTAKYASKSIDAVLDAGGFHFSDQWGYPDHYVQLLEDYYRNLQKQNTKLIFLPQAFGPFKTENAQRTLATINRYAHLIIAREQVSYDYIIEAGVDPEKVKIYPDFTLSVSGKLPSSLESLKGRVCIIPNKKMITHAKGDTKSYLNLMVSLIEFIQKQGHEVFLLNHEGPGDLKICDQINSGFDTKLHVVSGLNAKEVKGVIGCAYMVISSRYHGVASALSQAVPCLSTSWNHKYEMLFKDYDLQDMILDMDSSMEVLKNKIRGLLDKQSNESMRTHLITEKKSLSESTNAMWDEVFSIIES; from the coding sequence ATGAAAATTCAAATTGATGGTACCAATACCGTAAATAAAGGCGCAGAATTGATGCTCACTGCTGTCCTGGACCGTTTAGAAAAGAAATTCCCCGATGCAGATATAATCTTTAACCCAAATATGCCAGGGAAGGAATTTGACTATTCAGAATCTTTTCGATTTAAAGAAAGAAAAATGCTGAATTATGGACGATATCCGGAGGCTATTTTGCGGCGTTTAAAAATGCCTCGTTCTTTCTTTACTGCCAAGTATGCGTCTAAAAGTATTGATGCCGTTCTGGATGCTGGCGGATTTCACTTCTCAGATCAATGGGGTTATCCAGATCATTATGTACAATTATTAGAGGATTATTACAGAAATTTACAAAAACAGAATACTAAACTTATTTTTCTACCGCAGGCTTTTGGCCCTTTCAAAACCGAAAACGCACAGCGTACATTGGCTACGATTAACAGATATGCCCATCTCATTATTGCAAGGGAGCAGGTTTCTTACGATTACATTATAGAGGCTGGAGTAGATCCTGAAAAAGTGAAAATATATCCTGATTTTACCTTAAGCGTTAGTGGTAAATTACCGTCATCCCTGGAATCGTTAAAAGGGAGGGTTTGTATCATACCTAACAAAAAAATGATTACCCATGCCAAGGGCGATACGAAGTCTTATTTGAATCTTATGGTCTCACTCATAGAATTTATACAGAAGCAAGGTCATGAAGTTTTTCTGTTGAATCATGAAGGACCGGGTGACTTGAAAATTTGTGATCAGATTAATTCAGGATTTGACACTAAACTTCACGTGGTTTCAGGACTGAATGCAAAAGAAGTCAAAGGGGTTATAGGATGCGCTTATATGGTTATTTCTTCCCGGTATCATGGCGTGGCAAGCGCACTTAGTCAGGCGGTGCCTTGTCTTTCTACCAGCTGGAATCACAAATATGAAATGCTTTTTAAAGATTATGACCTTCAGGATATGATCCTGGATATGGATAGTTCTATGGAAGTACTCAAAAATAAGATAAGGGGGCTTCTCGATAAACAAAGCAATGAAAGTATGCGCACGCATTTGATAACTGAAAAAAAATCCCTTTCAGAAAGCACAAATGCCATGTGGGACGAAGTGTTTTCGATAATCGAAAGCTAG
- a CDS encoding SDR family oxidoreductase encodes MSYTDKMLRDDALKGKSIVVTGGGSGLGKAMTKYFLELGAQVAITSRDLEKLKGTANELEKETGGTCLPVQCDVRDYEQVEAMRDQCIKEFGQIDVLLNNAAGNFISPTERLSAHAFDVIIDIVLKGSKNCTLAFGKHWIDTKQEKSTILNIVTTYAWTGSAYVVPSATAKAGVLAMTRSLAVEWAKYGIRSNAIAPGPFPTKGAWDRLLPGDLKDKFDLSKKIPLRRVGELQELANLAAYLVSDFSAYVNGEVVTIDGGEWLEGAGQFNILQDIPEELWDQLEEMIKGKKNRDRVCLNALS; translated from the coding sequence ATGTCCTACACTGATAAAATGCTGCGCGATGACGCGTTAAAAGGAAAATCAATCGTGGTCACCGGTGGCGGCAGCGGACTGGGAAAAGCGATGACCAAATATTTTCTGGAGCTCGGCGCGCAGGTAGCCATTACCTCTCGCGATCTTGAAAAACTAAAAGGCACCGCTAACGAACTAGAAAAAGAAACGGGTGGAACCTGTCTTCCCGTGCAATGTGATGTACGTGATTACGAGCAGGTGGAAGCGATGCGTGATCAATGTATTAAAGAATTTGGCCAAATTGATGTTTTGCTCAATAACGCAGCCGGCAACTTTATTTCCCCTACCGAACGGCTTTCGGCGCATGCTTTTGATGTGATCATTGATATTGTTCTCAAAGGAAGTAAAAATTGTACGCTCGCCTTTGGAAAACATTGGATAGACACAAAACAAGAAAAATCCACTATTCTGAATATCGTGACCACTTACGCCTGGACGGGCTCTGCTTATGTAGTACCTAGTGCCACGGCAAAGGCCGGCGTACTTGCCATGACGCGTTCACTTGCGGTAGAATGGGCAAAATATGGCATACGCAGCAATGCGATTGCACCCGGTCCCTTCCCTACTAAAGGTGCATGGGATCGCTTATTACCGGGCGATCTAAAAGATAAGTTTGACCTTTCTAAAAAAATACCGCTACGCCGTGTGGGCGAACTTCAGGAACTTGCCAATTTAGCCGCGTACCTTGTTTCTGATTTTTCTGCATATGTAAATGGTGAAGTGGTTACCATTGATGGAGGCGAGTGGCTAGAAGGTGCCGGACAATTCAATATTTTACAGGATATTCCTGAAGAACTCTGGGATCAGTTGGAAGAAATGATCAAAGGCAAGAAAAATCGTGATCGGGTTTGCCTGAACGCTCTCAGCTGA
- a CDS encoding ParA family protein, protein MGKIIAVANQKGGVGKTTTAVNLAASLGVLEKKVLLIDADPQANATSGLGIDVEGVEVGTYQLFDQSVKPGDAIIATDSPNLSLIPAHIDLVAIEIELVDMEQREYMLRMAINQIKDDFDYIFIDCAPSLGLLTLNALSAADSVIIPIQCEYFALEGLGKLLNTIKSVQKIHNAELDIEGLLLTMFDSRLRLSNQVVEEVQKHFNEMVFETIIQRNVRLSEAPSYGESIINYDAASKGATNYLSLAQEIIKKNEA, encoded by the coding sequence ATGGGTAAAATTATCGCAGTGGCCAATCAGAAAGGTGGAGTGGGCAAAACCACAACCGCTGTAAATCTTGCAGCATCCCTGGGTGTTCTGGAAAAAAAGGTGCTTCTCATAGATGCTGATCCACAGGCGAACGCAACCTCTGGCTTGGGTATTGATGTAGAAGGTGTTGAAGTGGGAACGTATCAATTGTTTGATCAAAGTGTTAAGCCCGGTGATGCGATTATTGCTACAGATTCACCCAACCTCTCCCTAATTCCCGCACATATTGATCTGGTTGCCATCGAGATTGAATTGGTAGATATGGAGCAGCGGGAATATATGCTGCGCATGGCGATCAATCAGATCAAAGATGACTTCGATTATATTTTTATAGATTGCGCTCCTTCACTGGGTCTATTGACCCTTAATGCACTTTCTGCTGCAGATTCCGTCATAATTCCTATTCAATGTGAATATTTTGCCCTTGAAGGTTTGGGAAAACTGCTTAATACCATTAAAAGCGTTCAAAAAATCCATAATGCGGAACTTGATATCGAAGGGCTTTTGCTAACGATGTTCGATTCTCGTTTGCGTCTTTCTAACCAGGTGGTCGAAGAAGTACAAAAGCACTTTAACGAGATGGTTTTTGAGACAATTATACAGCGCAACGTGCGTTTAAGTGAAGCTCCCAGCTATGGGGAGAGTATCATAAACTACGATGCGGCCAGTAAAGGAGCTACCAATTATCTAAGCCTGGCGCAGGAAATCATCAAGAAAAACGAAGCATAA
- a CDS encoding ParB/RepB/Spo0J family partition protein: MAKATKKQALGRGLSALLNDPENDIKSAGDKGADKVVGNIVELELTAIEVNPFQPRSSFNEEALKELASSIRELGVIQPITVRKLSFGKYQLVSGERRFRASKIVGLEKIPAYIRIANDQESLEMALVENIQREDLDPIEIALSYQRLIDEINLTQEQMSDRVGKNRSTIANYLRLLKLDPIIQTGMRDGFLSMGHGRALINIENTGDQLDIYEKIIGNSLSVRATEALVKNYKADGNTSVTPVKPKMPDFMKKGKKEIASYFGAKVDVKVAKKGNGRLIIPFSSEEDFKRIQKLIQGAD; encoded by the coding sequence ATGGCGAAGGCTACAAAAAAACAGGCACTGGGCCGCGGACTTTCCGCTTTGCTCAATGATCCTGAAAATGATATAAAATCTGCCGGTGACAAAGGCGCGGATAAAGTAGTGGGCAATATTGTTGAGCTTGAACTTACCGCAATTGAGGTCAACCCTTTTCAGCCGCGCAGCAGCTTTAATGAAGAAGCACTAAAAGAACTCGCCAGCTCCATACGGGAATTGGGCGTTATACAGCCTATCACGGTTAGAAAGTTGAGCTTCGGGAAATATCAGCTGGTTTCCGGGGAACGACGTTTTAGGGCCTCAAAGATTGTGGGACTTGAAAAAATCCCGGCTTACATTCGTATTGCCAATGATCAGGAATCGCTTGAAATGGCCCTGGTCGAAAACATTCAGCGCGAAGATCTGGATCCTATTGAGATCGCCCTCTCCTACCAGCGACTTATTGATGAAATCAACCTTACGCAGGAGCAAATGAGTGATCGCGTGGGCAAAAATAGATCTACAATTGCAAATTACCTGCGTTTGTTAAAACTTGATCCCATCATTCAAACCGGGATGCGGGATGGTTTTCTTTCCATGGGTCACGGCAGGGCTTTGATAAATATCGAAAATACAGGTGACCAACTCGATATTTACGAGAAAATCATAGGAAACTCCCTTTCTGTACGTGCAACGGAAGCACTTGTGAAAAATTACAAAGCCGATGGAAATACCTCTGTAACTCCTGTTAAACCTAAAATGCCCGATTTTATGAAAAAAGGCAAAAAAGAAATTGCAAGTTACTTTGGCGCTAAAGTGGACGTAAAAGTTGCTAAAAAAGGAAATGGTAGGTTAATTATACCATTTTCTTCGGAAGAGGATTTTAAACGTATTCAAAAATTGATTCAAGGTGCGGACTAA
- a CDS encoding DUF5683 domain-containing protein yields MLGLFLYCFSMQAQVTATGEEVAAVKAQDSIIEDDYRPLKPAQVAFYSAVLPGLGQAYNKDYWKVPIVYAALGTGVGIAVYNQKEFQRYRTAYKDRIAGRIDEFTLVAEDGTLNEVFTADALLRAQTQFRRNKELAILISAGIYVLQIVEANVRAHLSQFNVDDTLTLNPYFKRDEFSPINTFGARLTYSF; encoded by the coding sequence ATGCTGGGCCTATTCCTGTATTGCTTTTCTATGCAGGCGCAGGTTACCGCGACAGGTGAAGAAGTGGCTGCCGTAAAAGCACAGGATAGCATTATAGAAGATGATTACAGGCCTTTAAAACCTGCGCAGGTCGCTTTTTATTCGGCGGTTCTTCCCGGTCTGGGTCAGGCTTATAACAAAGATTACTGGAAAGTACCCATAGTATATGCTGCCCTGGGCACTGGCGTGGGGATTGCGGTTTACAACCAGAAGGAATTTCAACGCTATCGTACGGCCTATAAAGACCGTATTGCAGGTCGCATTGATGAATTTACCCTTGTTGCAGAAGATGGAACTCTTAACGAAGTATTTACCGCAGACGCACTTTTGCGCGCACAAACCCAGTTTAGGCGCAACAAGGAACTTGCAATATTGATTTCTGCCGGAATTTATGTGCTCCAGATCGTCGAAGCGAATGTACGCGCCCACCTTTCCCAGTTTAATGTGGATGACACCCTAACCTTAAATCCCTATTTCAAAAGGGACGAATTTAGCCCTATCAATACCTTTGGCGCACGTTTAACCTACTCTTTCTAA
- the dapB gene encoding 4-hydroxy-tetrahydrodipicolinate reductase, whose amino-acid sequence MNIALLGYGRMGQTIEKIAEDRGHKIILKVDKNQEFTLKNVDVAIDFSIPEAAVNNISTCINNKVPVVSGTTGWLDQYEKMTELCRNNEGAFLYASNFSVGVNIFFELNKQLAKMMQHVNGYNVSMEEIHHIHKLDAPSGTAITLAEGILEHSTKKGWSLDAADDQKIKINAIREGEVPGTHSINYTSEVDEIKIEHKAHSRQGFALGAVLAAEWLHDKTGIYSMKDVLGL is encoded by the coding sequence ATGAACATAGCACTTCTAGGCTACGGCCGCATGGGACAGACCATCGAAAAAATCGCCGAGGATCGTGGTCACAAAATCATCCTGAAAGTAGATAAAAACCAGGAATTTACACTTAAAAATGTAGATGTTGCGATAGATTTCAGTATTCCTGAGGCCGCGGTCAATAATATTTCCACGTGCATTAACAATAAAGTCCCCGTGGTTTCAGGCACTACCGGTTGGCTGGATCAGTATGAAAAAATGACTGAATTATGCAGGAATAATGAAGGTGCTTTTTTGTACGCCTCTAATTTCAGCGTAGGGGTCAATATCTTTTTTGAGCTCAACAAGCAGTTGGCCAAAATGATGCAACATGTCAATGGTTATAACGTCTCTATGGAAGAGATTCATCACATTCATAAGTTGGACGCTCCCAGTGGAACCGCTATCACCCTTGCGGAAGGCATTCTTGAACACAGTACTAAAAAAGGTTGGTCACTTGATGCTGCCGATGATCAGAAAATCAAAATCAACGCAATCCGTGAAGGAGAAGTTCCCGGTACACATAGTATCAACTACACCAGTGAAGTTGATGAGATTAAAATAGAACATAAGGCACATTCCAGACAGGGTTTTGCATTAGGTGCTGTGCTCGCTGCGGAATGGTTGCATGATAAAACCGGTATTTATAGCATGAAAGATGTTCTTGGTCTTTAA